A stretch of the Phyllopteryx taeniolatus isolate TA_2022b chromosome 5, UOR_Ptae_1.2, whole genome shotgun sequence genome encodes the following:
- the rps27l gene encoding 40S ribosomal protein S27-like yields MPLAKDLLHPAIEHERRQHKKKRLVQSPNSYFMDVKCPGCYKITTVFSHAQTVVLCVGCSTVLCQPKGGKARLTEGCSFRRKQH; encoded by the exons TTGGCTAAAGACCTCCTTCATCCTGCTATTGAACATGAGCGAAgacaacacaaaaagaaaagacttgTTCAGAGTCCAAACTCCTATTTCATGGATGTGAAGTGTCCAG gTTGCTACAAGATCACTACTGTGTTCAGTCATGCACAGACAGTGGTTCTGTGTGTGGGATGTTCCACAGTTTTGTGTCAGCCTAAAGGAGGAAAGGCCAGACTCACAGAAG GTTGTTCTTTCAGGAGGAAGCAACACTAA
- the dnaja gene encoding dnaJ homolog subfamily A member 4, producing the protein MVRETGYYDLLGVGPKASADEIKKAYRKLALKYHPDKNPNEGEKFKLISQAYDVLSDPKKRDLYDQGGEKAIKEGGMAGGSSPMDIFNMFFGGGGRMQRERRGKNIVHQLSVTLEDIYNGSTRKLALQKNVICEKCEGYGGKKGALEKCSSCKGRGVQIKVQQIGPGMIQQIQSMCGDCHGQGESFGSKDRCKNCNGHKVERQKKILEVHIEKGMRDGQKITFHGEGDQEPDLEPGDVIIVLDQKDHSLFKRSDDNLTMTMSIKLVEALCGFKKAITTLDDRTLVISSQPGEVIKNNDTKVIQNEGMPIYRSPYEKGQLFIQFQVEFPEKHWLPEHLMFQLERLLPPREDVLIADDMEEVELCEVDERTRQRNYGREAYDEDEEGPRGGVQCQTQ; encoded by the exons ATGGTTCGCGAAACTGGTTACTACGATCTTCTTGGTGTCGGACCCAAAGCGTCTGCGGACGAAATAAAGAAAGCGTACAGAAAATTGGCATTGAAGTATCACCCGGACAAGAACCCCAATGAGGGAGAGAAG TTCAAGCTTATATCCCAAGCATATGATGTGCTTTCGGATCCAAAAAAGAGGGATCTGTACGACCAAGGCGGGGAGAAAGCAATTAAAGAAGGCGGCATGGCTGGAGGGTCATCCCCCATGGACATCTTCAATATGTTTTTTGGAGGCGGAGGAAGGATGCAAAGAGAGAGGAGAG GGAAGAACATTGTCCACCAGTTGAGTGTTACGCTGGAGGACATTTACAATGGCTCCACAAGGAAGCTGGCACTTCAGAAGAATGTTATATGTGAAAAGTGTGAAG GTTACGGTGGTAAGAAAGGTGCATTGGAGAAATGCTCTAGCTGTAAAGGAAGAGGAGTGCAGATAAAGGTGCAGCAGATAGGGCCAGGGATGATTCAGCAGATTCAGAGCATGTGTGGAGATTGTCACGGGCAGGGTGAGTCGTTCGGCTCAAAGGACCGCTGCAAGAACTGCAACGGGCACAAAGTGGAACGCCAGAAGAAAATTCTTGAGGTCCACATTGAAAAAG GTATGAGAGACGGTCAGAAAATTACATTTCACGGGGAAGGTGACCAGGAGCCTGACCTGGAGCCTGGTGACGTCATCATCGTCTTAGACCAGAAGGATCACAGCCTTTTCAAACGAAGTGACGATAACCTCACTATGACCATGAGCATCAAACTCGTGGAGGCCTTGTGCGGCTTCAAGAAGGCCATCACCACTCTGGACGACAGAACACTCGTCATCAGCTCACAACCAG GTGAAGTTATAAAGAACAACGACACAAAAGTGATACAGAACGAAGGCATGCCAATTTACCGGAGCCCTTATGAAAAGGGACAACTCTTCATACAGTTCCAG GTGGAGTTTCCAGAAAAACACTGGCTCCCAGAGCATCTCATGTTCCAGCTAGAAAGGCTGCTTCCCCCCAGGGAGGACGTGTTGATCGCTGACGACATGGAGGAGGTGGAGCTCTGCGAGGTAGATGAGCGGACACGGCAGCGGAACTACGGCAGAGAAGCTTACGATGAAGATGAGGAGGGTCCCAGAGGTGGGGTGCAGTGCCAGACACAGTAG